In a genomic window of Ipomoea triloba cultivar NCNSP0323 chromosome 3, ASM357664v1:
- the LOC116012865 gene encoding uncharacterized protein LOC116012865 translates to MYYDCRYISPCEAAWRLFGFDIQLRAPPVERLSFHLPGQQSVIFADDDPVENVVNRPTIAHSMFMEWFEANRTYPEARALTYAEMPTRFVWKKDIRKWSPRKRGFAIGRVFYVPPGTGDIYYLRCLLNKVRGPMSYSDLMKVDGVQFGSFKDACYARGLIDDDKEYVDAIIEASDWATGIHLRRLFVTLLMSNSFARPDAVWDAVWHLLSKDAQFHVRRNLNMPELLLIEEEEKKFTLLEIERMLSPLGKSLKDFPNMPLANEECYNLASDKLIQEELCYDRDAQKVENEVLVSQLTDEQRKIYNEVIQNVDNNTGGLFFVYGYGGTGKTFLWRALSSFLRAKGDIVLNVASSGIASLLLPGGRTAHSRFAIPISINEDSTCNISQGSPLAELIVYYKLIIWDEAPIMHKYCFEALDKTMRDLLRFKNENS, encoded by the exons ATGTACTACGATTGTAGATACATTTCTCCATGTGAAGCGGCATGGAGATTGTTTGGCTTTGACATTCAATTGAGAGCTCCCCCAGTTGAACGTTTGAGCTTCCACCTTCCTGGGCAACAAAGTGTCATATTTGCAGATGATGATCCTGTTGAGAATGTTGTAAATAGGCCAACTATAGCCCATAGTATGTTCATGGAATGGTTTGAAGCTAATAGAACCTACCCAGAAGCAAGAGCATTGACTTATGCTGAAATGCCTACTAGATTTGTGTGGAAGAAAGATATTAGGAAATGGAGTCCAAGGAAAAGAGGATTTGCAATTGGTAGGGTTTTTTATGTTCCTCCTGGTACCGGAGACATATATTATCTTAGATGCCTATTGAATAAGGTGCGGGGGCCCATGAGTTATTCAGATTTAATGAAAGTAGATGGTGTGCAGTTTGGTTCCTTCAAAGATGCATGTTATGCCAGAGGGTTAATAGATGACGACAAAGAATACGTCGACGCTATTATAGAAGCCAGTGACTGGGCAACAGGAATTCATTTGAGAAGATTGTTTGTAACTTTGTTAATGTCAAACTCTTTTGCAAGACCTGATGCGGTTTGGGATGCTGTGTGGCACTTGCTATCTAAGGACGCTCAATTTCACGTGCGAAGAAATTTGAACATGCCAG AGTTGTTGTTgattgaggaagaagaaaaaaaatttactttattGGAAATAGAAAGAATGCTATCCCCCTTGGGAAAAAGTTTGAAAGATTTTCCTAATATGCCATTGGCGAATGAAGAATGTTACAACTTGGCATCAGATAAGTTAATACAAGAGGAGTTGTGTTACGATCGTGATGCTCAGAAGGTAGAGAATGAAGTTTTGGTTAGCCAACTTACTGACGAACAAAGGAAAATATACAATGAGGTCATTCAAAATGTTGACAACAACACTGGGGGTTTGTTCTTTGTATATGGCTATGGTGGAACAGGAAAGACCTTTTTATGGAGagcattgtcttcttttttaaGGGCCAAAGGCGATATAGTTCTAAATGTTGCATCCAGTGGCATTGCCTCACTTTTATTGCCGGGTGGGAGAACTGCACATTCAAGGTTTGCTATACCCATCTCTATTAATGAAGATTCAACCTGCAACATTAGTCAAGGAAGCCCTTTGGCAGAACTTATTGTTTATTACAAATTGATTATATGGGACGAGGCTCCTATAATGCATAAGTACTGTTTTGAGGCTTTAGACAAGACAATGAGAGATTTGTTAAGATTCAAGAATGAAAACAGTTAA
- the LOC116012864 gene encoding uncharacterized protein LOC116012864 → MPFGGKTVVLGGDFRQILPVIPKGTRQDIVGATINSSYLWRYCKVLRLTKNLRLTAIQAPEERQQTDQFAKWIADIGDGVSSECTDEEDDLIIPNHILLQYVDNPIAAIVESTFPNYEIACTDSQFLLSRAILAPTLDVVDSINDYMNEMNKGDSKTYLSCDTVCKADNSGDTLGDLHTPEFLNGLRCSGIPNHSSTIKVGSPVMLLRNIDHSLGLCNGTRLIVTRLANHVLEAKIMSGTHKGTKVLIPRMLLTPSNTRLPFKFQRKQFPLMLS, encoded by the coding sequence ATGCCGTTTGGGGGGAAAACAGTTGTTCTTGGTGGAGATTTCAGGCAAATCCTACCAGTTATTCCAAAGGGCACAAGACAAGATATAGTTGGGGCAACAATCAACTCTTCGTATTTATGGAGGTACTGTAAAGTTTTGAGGCTGACAAAAAATCTACGTCTAACAGCAATTCAAGCACCTGAAGAACGACAACAAACTGACCAATTTGCAAAGTGGATTGCTGATATCGGTGACGGAGTAAGTTCGGAATGcactgatgaagaagatgatctGATTATTCCTAACCACATATTGTTGCAGTATGTAGATAATCCTATTGCTGCAATTGTTGAAAGCACATTTCCTAATTATGAAATTGCATGCACTGACTCTCAATTCCTACTTAGCCGTGCAATTTTGGCTCCAACCTTGGATGTGGTAGATAGCATCAACGATTATATGAATGAAATGAACAAGGGAGATTCCAAAACATATCTCAGTTGTGATACGGTCTGTAAAGCAGACAATTCAGGAGATACGCTAGGAGATTTGCATACACCGGAGTTCCTCAATGGCTTACGGTGTTCTGGAATACCAAACCATTCTTCGACTATTAAAGTTGGATCACCTGTTATGCTTTTGAGGAATATTGATCACTCATTAGGACTCTGTAACGGTACTAGGTTAATTGTTACAAGGTTGGCTAATCACGTTTTGGAGGCGAAAATCATGTCTGGAACACATAAAGGAACAAAAGTTCTTATTCCTAGGATGTTGTTAACACCTTCTAACACCAGATTGCCATTCAAGTTCCAAAGAAAACAGTTTCCATTGATGCTATCATAG
- the LOC116012863 gene encoding uncharacterized protein LOC116012863 — protein sequence MKLIHFLACFSLLFIQTALGELVCEQLPVGICSFSIASSGKRCLLETYASGDGTMKLQCKTSEVVVGTNMREHVETDECIAACGVDRKSVGISSDSLLDHRFTAKLCLPQCYQNCPNIVDLYYNLASEEGVVLADLCKAVRSSAGRATSRFLSSGAAFGPASAAAAPTSEAAFGPIISSVDCAPPPM from the exons ATGAAGTTGATACATTTTCTTGCCTGCTTCTCTCTCCTCTTCATTCAAACCGCTTTGGGAGAGTTGGTGTGTGAGCAATTACCAGTTGGCATCTGCTCATTTTCAATTGCATCTTCTGGGAAGCGATGCTTGTTAGAGACCTATGCATCTGGTGACGGAACTATGAAATTGCAGTGCAAGACATCGGAGGTGGTGGTGGGGACTAATATGCGTGAACATGTTGAAACAGATGAATGTATTGCTGCCTGTGGGGTTGATAGGAAATCCGTCGGAATATCTTCTGATTCCCTTCTCGACCACCGTTTCACCGCTAAACTTTGCCTGCCACAATGCTACCAAAACTGCCCCAACATTGTTGATTTGTACTACAACTTGGCTTCCGAAGAAG GAGTGGTTTTAGCAGATCTGTGCAAGGCAGTAAGAAGCAGTGCAGGGCGTGCAACGTCACGGTTTCTGAGTTCGGGCGCCGCCTTTGGCCCGGCGTCTGCGGCCGCAGCTCCGACATCAGAAGCAGCTTTCGGTCCAATAATTTCAAGTGTTGATTGTGCTCCACCACCTATGTAA
- the LOC116012866 gene encoding replication factor A protein 1-like — MRLTDNGQLVLQNFKNDWANAHQKIVSESDSSSSSSCDVVLKRQMKDVFGTYIHANISKEEVEKYSKVFEEGKVYSIKNFLVVTNYYKYKTTTHKYLIKFNYKTVVKESKSRQFPTHMLRIKSFESLRNPVEVNETELFDVIGRVVEIYSPVQKLIAGKAATLIDFVIADTQNIHLKCTVWDEHVAAIHQFYNIDVEQPIIVAIQLCRAKIVNGEVRITSSYDATNCGLITVLLSLLNLGPSILATENSPHRSITTTTVLSESTGLGDLQSGSITITTLSDLVMKEEDGDYYVPAQIVGIQGSRKGDWYYTSCMSQGCNKKLSVRDNGLLICGKCNKKWEEGCVRYKVVVRVVDKRDDALFLLWDRECADLVGVLASLLFEKYLKVDIDIPPELESLIGMLNDTQEKDLISRMIEEDDDDISGIEGSKGDEVNSSVNATQEKGKETDSENSDTIKRCLMDQFSTSTKLKKSGMVTVKTEKI, encoded by the exons GGAACTTACATCCATGCCAACATTTCAAAGGAAGAGGTTGAAAAATATTCCAAAGTATTTGAAGAGGGGAAGGTCTACTCTATAAAGAACTTTCTGGTGGTGACTAACtactacaaatataaaacaaCTACACACAAGTATCTTATCAAGTTCAACTACAAAACAGTGGTCAAAGAGAGTAAAAGCAGACAATTTCCTACCCATATGCTTCGCATTAAGTCGTTTGAATCATTGAGGAATCCTGTTGAAGTCAATGAAACTGAGCTATTTG ATGTCATAGGTCGAGTGGTAGAAATTTATTCTCCAGTGCAGAAGCTAATTGCTGGGAAAGCAGCCACTCTAATCGACTTCGTGATTGCTGATACCCA GAACATTCATTTGAAATGCACGGTATGGGATGAGCATGTTGCTGCTATTCATCAATTCTACAACATAGATGTGGAACAACCTATCATTGTTGCCATTCAACTCTGTAGGGCTAAGATTGTAAATG gtgAAGTGAGGATTACTAGCTCCTATGATGCCACAAACTGTGGATTAATCACAGTTTTGCTGAGTTTGCTGAATTTAGGTCCAAGTAT acTTGCTACTGAGAATAGTCCACATCGTAGTATTACTACTACAACTGTTCTATCTGAATCTACTGGCTTAGGTGATCTCCAAAGTGGTTCTATAACTATCACCACTTTGTCTGATTTGGTGATGAAAGAGGAG GATGGTGACTACTATGTCCCTGCTCAGATTGTTGGTATTCAGGGTTCCCGTAAAGGTGATTGGTATTACACCTCATGCATGTCACAAGGTTGCAATAAGAAGTTAAGCGTGAGAGACAATGGTCTCCTAATTTGTGGCAAGTGCAACAAGAAGTGGGAAGAAGGATGTGTTCGATATAAAGTGGTTGTGAGAGTGGTGGATAAAAGAGATGATGCTCTCTTTTTACTTTGGGATAGAGAGTGTGCAGATTTGGTTGGGGTCCTGGCAAGCTTATTGTTTGAAAAGTATCTAAAG gtGGACATTGACATTCCACCAGAATTGGAATCGCTAATAGGAAT GCTCAATGATACCCAAGAGAAGGATCTCATTTCAAGAAtgattgaagaagatgatgatgata TCTCAGGAATTGAAGGATCGAAAGGTGATGAAGTAAACAGCTCGGTGAATGCCACTCAAGAGAAGGGAAAGGAGACAGACTCTGAGAATTCAGACACTATCAAGAGGTGTCTAATGGACCAATTTTCTACATCAACCAAACTGAAGAAGTCGGGGATGGTGACTGTGAAGACTGAAAAGATTTAA